AGTGTCGTTGAGCTACAAAAAGTTTCGGAGTTTTTTGTTTATTCCACCGAAAACAATGTTTTGGATTTGAGTATGACGGTTCTTGATTCGGCCGGAAATAGTGATGTGATTATGCGAAGCGACCAAGGTGAACAAAGGGTATCATTTGGAACAAATGAGCGCATAAATATGGAGCTGGAAACGCAGGCAAACAAATTGGTTAAATATACTCTTATACTTGACAAAAACCCTATTTTGGTGGAAAATCCACGGATAAAATAATTTATGAAGATTCTCCTGATTAACTATGAGTATCCTCCGCTGGGTGGCGGTGGGGGCATTGAGGCGCAAGATTTGGCGGAGCAACTGGCCAAAACGCATGAGGTGACAGTGTTAACTACCGGTTTTCATAATCTGCCACACAAAGAGACACGAAATGGAGTAAAAATTTATCGCGTGCCGGTTTTTGGACGCACTGATTTGCCGACCGCTTCTACGGTTTCGCTTGTTTCTTTTTTCCCGTTCGCGCTTGTGTATGGTTTGTTTTTAGTACCACGAATTAAACCAAATGTCATTAACGCCCATTTTGCGATTCCATCTGGATTACCAGCCGCATTTTTGGCAAAAATATATCGGATTCCTTTTGTGTTAACACTAATTGGTGGAGACATCTATGATCCCAGCAAGGGCATTTCACCGCATCGTCATGCAATTTTGCGTTGGACGATTAGACGCATTATGCGTTGCGCGGATAAAATTACGGCCATTTCTCATGATACGAAAGAACGGGCGATTCGTTATTATCAGGCGCCGGAAGGCATTGAGGTGATTCCATTGGGGCTAGTTCCACCAAAGGATCTAGTTGCCGAAGCTAGTGTGAAGGAAGTGAGTGATAAAATAAACTTTGTTTCGATTGGTCGGTTGGTGGCAAGAAAGGGCTACTTTGACTTGTTTCGAGCTTTTGCTGAAATGGAGAAAAAGAACGCAGTTTTGCATATTATCGGCGATGGACCATTGT
This window of the bacterium genome carries:
- a CDS encoding glycosyltransferase encodes the protein MKILLINYEYPPLGGGGGIEAQDLAEQLAKTHEVTVLTTGFHNLPHKETRNGVKIYRVPVFGRTDLPTASTVSLVSFFPFALVYGLFLVPRIKPNVINAHFAIPSGLPAAFLAKIYRIPFVLTLIGGDIYDPSKGISPHRHAILRWTIRRIMRCADKITAISHDTKERAIRYYQAPEGIEVIPLGLVPPKDLVAEASVKEVSDKINFVSIGRLVARKGYFDLFRAFAEMEKKNAVLHIIGDGPLLPELRTEIKNLGVEERIVMHGRATEEGKYNILKMSDIYVSASHHEGFGICFLEAMYTGLPIITTNIGGQTDFLVPGRNAILVNVGDINKLTKAMDQLVMDAEMRKNIGEVNKKDVENFLIENTTKRYEIIFQELNAH